Below is a genomic region from Sneathia vaginalis.
ATTTCATTACACTTTTTTAAGACTTCCATACACTTATTTTTATCAAATTTAAGTGCCTTATTTTTCAAAAATATTACATAATAATTAGCTTTAAAATATTTTTCAAACTCATCATATGTTTTTCTAAATTCCTCATAATTTTTACTTAAATTTAATATATTTAGCTTATGAAATATTGAAAAGTCATTATATATTGCATATATTAGGGGTATGTAATACTTATTATTAACTTTATCTAGATTAAATTTTCCCTCATATATTTCAGATAAATATTCATTTATTTTCTTTTCTTGATTCTCTAGCATAAGGCTTTTTACAACTTCAAAATCATACTTTCCATTAAGAGCACTCTTATACTTAAAAACTTCATTTTTTACATGTACATAGTCTTCTCCTATATATGAAAGTATCTTTTTTGCCTCTACCTTTGATACGCCTAAATTTTCTTTTACATAATCTATTACTAAATCTTTAGTTTCCTCTATATTAAATATTTGTGCATCTAATGCTTTAAACTCTTTTACATATGGATTTTTACCTTTATATTCAAAAAAGTAATCAATAGCTATACTCTTATTCTCATCCTTATGTAATTTCAAATATTCAATAAGATCCTTTATATTCTTTAATTTCTCACATCTTTTTAGTATAACTAAATCATTTGTAGGAAATATTGACACATTTGATATATCTTCAAGAAAATTATCGTATTCATCTTGTATATTAGCATCATACACTCTTACACTATCAAAATCTTTTTTTAAATCATCTAGCTTTATTAATCTTGCATTAATACCTGTAATATAATAAATCATTTATATAATCCTACAGTCTTTCTAACTACATCCATTTTTGCTTGGGCTATCTTGTTTGCCTTAATCTTACCCTCATTTAAAATTTCATGTATATAGTCTAAATTATCAGCTAGTTTTTCTCTTTTCTTTCTAGCTTCACCAAAGTAATCTAATATTTTTTCAAACAATTCTTTTTTAGCATGACCATAACCATAGTTACCATTAATGAATTTTTGTTTCATAGCTTCTAACTCTTCTTTTGTTGCAAATAGGCTATATATCTTAGTAATATTATTATCTGGATCTTTTGATTCTTCTAATGTCTTACTATCTGTAACTATAGACATTACTTGCTTTTTTAATTGCTTTTCAGGCACAAACATATTAATCATATTTCCATATGACTTACTCATTTTTTCACCATCTACACCTGTTACCACAGCAACATTTTCCATAATTAAATCATTAGGTAACTTAAATACTTCTTTTTGATAATGTTCATTAAACTTAATTGCTATATCTCTTGCAAATTCTACGTGTTGCTTTTGATCTTTACCAACTGGAACATAGTCTGTATCATACATTAAAATATCAGCAGCCATTAAAACAGGATATGTAAATAAACCAGTATTAGGTTTTAATCCTTTAGCTATTTTATCTTTATATGCATGTCCCCTTTCAAGTAACGCTACAGGTGTTACGTTATTTAATATCCACATCAATTCAGTATGGCATGGTACATCAGATTGTAAAAAAACTATTGATTTTTTAGGATCAAGTCCCAATGCTAAATAGTCAAGTAAGACATTAATTGTATTTTCTCTTAACTTGACTGGATCTGGATTAGATGTAAGTGCATGATAGTCTGCTAAAAAGTATAGACCTTCATACTTATCTTGCAAGTCTACAAATTGTTTTAACGCACCAAAATAGTTACCTATATGTAGGATACCACTAGGTTGTATTCCTGATAAACTTCTCATTTATTGCTCCTAACTAAAATATTCTTTTTAATTCTGGTATATAATATTTTTCTTCATTTTCTCTTACTTCATCTAGAGTGTATTCTTTTAATATTTTACCATTTTCAAATACAGTTTCCATTAAGCTAGATTCATGATAAGTATTTTCTGGTAAATTTGATATATTTACAGAAATATATTTACCATCATTGTTTTTTATAAGGTCTAGTCTACCTTTCTTGCTTATTTTACCTCTATCTGTTATAGGATTCTTATATACATCAATATATTTATCTTTTACTTTTACACAACTACACTTCATAGCGAACTTGTGTGTATCACGGTTCATACTTGAGTGTTCATTTCCTTGTAATAGTGAACCTCCACAACCTAATGCAATATTATCTATAGCATATCCACTATCACAAACACTCTTTAGTATATCCCATGTTGTATCTTCATGGACATTATCACCTTGTATAATTCTTGTATGATTCAATACCTTGTATCCTTTGCTATTAACTACAGAACCATAGGCATCGTCTAATTTTTCTAAGACAAATAATACATTAGCAATAGCATCACCACTATCTGGTCTAACTATTACAGGGAATGTTCTTTTTTCTATTATATCTTTTAAGTCTTTACAAATAATATTTTCAACAGCACTAAAGAAATTGTATGAATCACATACAACAGAAACTGGATTATTTGGGAATGCTTCTATTATATGTTTCATTGCATCTTTTTCTTTATCTCTACCCCATGATGTAACTGTACTATGTTCAGCAGCAGGAATTGAAAATCCTGGCATAGGGCATGAGTAATATCTTCTTCCTAATTCTAGAGAATTAATATTATCTGTTCCCT
It encodes:
- the trpS gene encoding tryptophan--tRNA ligase, which produces MRSLSGIQPSGILHIGNYFGALKQFVDLQDKYEGLYFLADYHALTSNPDPVKLRENTINVLLDYLALGLDPKKSIVFLQSDVPCHTELMWILNNVTPVALLERGHAYKDKIAKGLKPNTGLFTYPVLMAADILMYDTDYVPVGKDQKQHVEFARDIAIKFNEHYQKEVFKLPNDLIMENVAVVTGVDGEKMSKSYGNMINMFVPEKQLKKQVMSIVTDSKTLEESKDPDNNITKIYSLFATKEELEAMKQKFINGNYGYGHAKKELFEKILDYFGEARKKREKLADNLDYIHEILNEGKIKANKIAQAKMDVVRKTVGLYK
- a CDS encoding nicotinate phosphoribosyltransferase — its product is MSRNLVLDCDSYKVTHPKQYPEGMTYMHSYIESRGGLYGYTKFFGLQYYLKKYLSKKVTKEMVDEAEEIFKLHGVPFDRSGWDYIVNELDGHLPLRIRAVPEGAIIPNHNVLVTIESTCEKTPWLVSWLEPLILKVWYPTTVATYSFKTKQIIRHFLDITSDNTESELPFKFHDFGYRGASSEETAAIGGLAHLTNFKGTDNINSLELGRRYYSCPMPGFSIPAAEHSTVTSWGRDKEKDAMKHIIEAFPNNPVSVVCDSYNFFSAVENIICKDLKDIIEKRTFPVIVRPDSGDAIANVLFVLEKLDDAYGSVVNSKGYKVLNHTRIIQGDNVHEDTTWDILKSVCDSGYAIDNIALGCGGSLLQGNEHSSMNRDTHKFAMKCSCVKVKDKYIDVYKNPITDRGKISKKGRLDLIKNNDGKYISVNISNLPENTYHESSLMETVFENGKILKEYTLDEVRENEEKYYIPELKRIF